In Juglans microcarpa x Juglans regia isolate MS1-56 chromosome 1S, Jm3101_v1.0, whole genome shotgun sequence, the genomic stretch CCAACCGTGCCCCTCCCCAGCAATTCCGCCGACGCCCTCATTAGCTGCTCCAAGTTGTACGGCTGGGCCTGCCCTCCACAGAACACCAAGTTCCCGCTCTTACGCACCGCTCGAACCTCGGGGATGAAACTTTTTGGTAAGTCGCTAATTTCTTCAGCTCGAGCTTCTGTGGGAGGGTTTGGAGTATAACCGGGTTCGCTTCCAAAAGACTCCGTTGTTTTTTTCGGTGGGTCTTTTTCATGGCTGCTCTTTTTCTTGACCAAGCCAAAAACGCATAGAAGAGAGGCAATGAGGACTGAGACTCCGATTAAAGACCCCAAAACAAGAGCAATGCTCTTGTGCTTCCTCGAATTAGATGTAGGAGAGAGAACAACAACCTCCTGCGATTGCGCGCTTTGATTGAGCGGCGCAGTGGCATTACTGGGAGATTCGAAGAAGGGAGAGTGTGAGTTATTGCAGACCTTGTTGATGATCTCGCCGCAGAGACCGAGGTTCGATTGGAACGACTTCGCGTCAAAGCGCGAGAGAGTTGGCGTGACGGGTATCGGTCCCTCGAGGTTGTTCTCGGACACGTTCAAGATTTGAAGATATGACTGGTTCAGCGGAGGCACTGTCCCGTTGAAAAGGTTCGACTCAAGCCGAAGGGAACTGAGCCGGTCCAAAATGCATAATGAGGCCGGTATCGGACCGGTGAGATTGTTATGCGAGAGTTCAAGCACTCGAAGCCGATGGAGGAGTAGAACCGAAGCAGGGAAGGAACCGGAGAAGGAGTTGCGATCCAAGATGAGGGACTTGAGGTTGAAGAGACCGGAGAGGTCAGGAATGGGACCAGAAAGTGAGTTGTTGCGGAGAATGAGGACTCGAAGCTGATCGAGTCGAGTCAAGGTGTTGGGGGGGAAGACGCCCCGAAGACCGAAGCCCTGGAGACCGAAGCGGACCACGCTGCCTTGGGTGCATTTCACGCCCTGCCACTGGCAGTAGTCGAAGCGCTCGTTCAGCGTGTATAGCAGGCGGTTATCTAGGTCGGCTTTAGATTTGAAGGAGAGCAGCGAAACGGCGTCAGAGGGAAGCAGCAAGCTCTCTGCTGCCGGGAAAGTCGACGGCGCAGCCAATACGTGGCCGGAGAAGATGAGTAATGAGAGAAcagtgaggaggaggaggaggagagagagttGTCGAAGAAGGATCATTGTGTTCAACATATTTGAGTGGCGGACACCGGAGGCGGGGGCGTTAAGAGTGAAAAGGAGTAAAAGGTGGGCTGTATTGTGTTGTGTTTATGTCTAGTCGTGTGTGGTGGGAAGCAGCTGGCTTTCCACTTGGAGACTGGAGACTCACGTGAAAGTGGGGAATGGCGCCTTGACATTTTGTAGACTCAGATCAATACAATTCTTTCTCCCAGTTTTTTCATATATTCTGAAGATTGttattaaattcttttcttcaatatcttaatatatatatatatatatatttgtgtatataCTATCTTTTAGCCTTCGCATGAATCATGAGGGACTATATGATTATTCATAGAGTATGTTTATTCATCTGCCCAACATCATCAGACAAAATTCTGGGCCATCctcatcaaaaaataaagagggGGAGGACTgtgctttccttcttcttttcacaatttcaaagaGCAAAGTCTATGCTTTCTTGACCAAAAGTGTCATGTGTCCATAATGATGGTGTTAGTGTACGTACGTGGCTTTGCTGTTGCTGCGCACATGCTGATAATAAGTGAGATTGGGCCATATATGAGGGAGGCATGGACCAAAGCCTGAAGGCTAAAAGCATACAGAGAAAGGCTCTCCGATCCCAAATGTGGGTTCTTCATCCTAAAAGCagacattttttttactttaccATTGTTTCCGTTATCACTACTTATTTATGGGAATGAGGGCTAGGCTAACCCcagtttaaatatattaatgtttcaaATATATTAGCAAATGTTTTGTGATGTCATTCTCTGAATGTTTTTATGACGCCAATTCTCTTTTTACATACGTAATCCGAGTCATCCTTGATGTGTGAATAGTTGGGGCCCAATATCAAGCACATGGACATCAGGTGGTAGCTAGTCCTAATTGGGGCTTTCATCTTACAAGCGTGTTTGGGCCCAACCCCTGCTAATTGCCACTTCCTTCTTAGATTTGCTTTTTTAACTCGTGCAACAAAAGTTGGTCGTATAAATTAAGGTACACTAAGTACAGTTTTGACCgatgttttgaattttatttcgTATTGTACCGGCCGGATAGccgtaaaaatatattattttgtacccATCAGAATTTCACCCGGCAGATAACAGTTGATATATCGGATTTCAACCAATTATAGATTTCCgcctttactttttatttttttcatttttttaaattgcagatTATTTTTAGACCCTCAATTTAGATCAGactacttataatttttatatataatttatttatatataaactatttcGAAATAGATACCAatatcaaaatatctcatctcaatactTTAACACCGGTCACCGAAAATGTATTCAAAGAATTGATTTTGACACGTTTTCTAGTTAAATAGTTGGCTTCACCCAAGAGTCGCTATAAATATTATCTGAATTTCCATGACATGTTTTCCATATGGAATTTGTTGCAGCAGGTAATTGGTCTCCCTCAAAGGTAACTACTTATTTaagaaattgcaaaaaaaaacaaatattcaaaGAGCTTCGGTGGGAACTAAAGCTGGAATTGGAGAGAAGGAAAAGCGACTTCTGGCTTGTAATCAGTTATGAGGTCACTAGACTCACTACAGCTATTCCCTCTACCTATTCTCCACCAGCTCCAGTCCACCCACCCCCTTTTCTGTGTTCTCCTTCCTCCCATCCCAATTCCATCTACTTTCAAGCACCACCCCCCATTAAAATACAggaaaaaatgagggaaaaatgGAAATACCTAGCCAACCAACATAAACTAGGGAAAATAATAACTAATTGGCACTAAATAAATTGCTatacatccttaattattaggGTCATTGTAAGGTCACCCTCATATATTCTACTCTCATACATTGCTTAAGTTTTGTTTGCTTACAACAACTCTCATCTTTAAATCAATCACTCTTCCTCAAACCCATTTCAGAACCGATTTAGAATCAACTTTtcagagagattttttttttctctgcagCCTTGATCGATCTTTTCAAGATGAAGAACAATAACGGTAACACGAAGCTGATCCTCCTCCACCCTTATATCCAGAAACAAGGAAGCTCCAGTCGTCTATGGCTCCTAGCCTTTGTTTCCTTCTTCACGCTTGCTTTCTTACTCACCCTCATCTACACAAGAGAATCCACATCGACCGCCGCCGCTGCTGCCACCGTTGCTTCCTCTAGCTTGGCCGGTGCTCCATTGCCGACCACTGTCATCAATATTCTCATCCACTACGCCTCAATATCCAATAACTCATTCCACATGTCCTACGCGGAGCTCAAGCAAATCTCCGATGTCCTCCGAAAGTGCTCGTCCCCATGCAACTTCCTCGTATTTGGCCTCACCCCGGAGACCCTTCTCTGGAAAGCACTCAACCACAACGGCCGAACCGTGTTCATCGACGAGAACCGCTACTACGCCGCCTACATGGAAGAGAAACACCCAGAGATCGATGCATACGACGTGCAGTACACGACGAAACTGAGCGAGCTGCACGAGCTCCTAGCGTCTACAAAGAAACAGATACGAAACGAGTGCCGGCCGGTGCAAAACCTATTGTTTTCGGAGTGTAAGCTCGGCCTCAACGACCTTCCCAACCATGTCTATGAGGTGGACTGGGATGTGATACTGGTGGACGGGCCGCGAGGCGAATGGCCGGACGCTCCGGGTCGCATGTCTCCGATATTCACTGCCGGCGTGCTTGCGAGAAGCAAGAAGATTGGTGTGAATGCCAAGACCCATGTGTTCGTGCATGACTTCTACGGGGAAGCAGAGAGGGTTTGTGGTGATGAATTTTTGTGCAGAGAGAATTTGATGGAGGCGAGTGACACTCTTGGGCATTATGTCTTGGAGAGAATGGACGCAAATAGCTTCCAGTTCTGTCGCAACGAGACATTACCGAAAGCTTCATCTTCCTAGCCAGCAGTTtgtttcatgcatgcatcatggaTGCatgcttcatcttcttcctagCTATATTCATAACAGCTAGCATTGTTCTGCTTGCAGGGAGTCAATTGCATAAAGTGCTAAAAGTACTGGCTATTTATCAtgatcatttcaaatttttttttttttttcaaatattgtttctTGGGCGGggaatattgtgaaaaataatttttttgcattgaaaaagtttaatttcaTGGAATTTAGACTTGTCCTGCTTTCTTGTCAGTGTAcgttcttcttttcttttcttttcttttttatctattCAAAGGCATCAAAATACAGGCCACCAGTCATTTTATGTCATGGAATTCATCTTCGACTGCATGAGCAACCAATTAAGTTGGCCTCTTAATTAGAGGCAATATCACGAGGCCATCAtgtacaaataattatattgaaaCAAGTTCTTTGtactaaattttattattagtgataTCTGTCATGTgccatattttaaataattactacatagctttaaaatgcataaaataaatatgattactatatattttaaataaaattaccacatatataacttttctttctcaaattttttatttatttttttttatgtcctATGAATTTTTTAACACGTCACTTGTGGGCATGCAGTAGTTGGAAGGTTTTTGTCATGCAATTTGGTAGACAGACTGAATTAATCAATCAAGCATGTAGCTAGCTAGGCTGTAGCAGTCACAAATTAAAGTAAAATTGCATCTCCTAACTTCAACTTTGTATTAATTCGTTATACCCactcctcatatatatatatatatatatatatatatatatatatatatagcaactcTCAAGTAGTACTACACCCCCACTCACAAAATTGGACGGCCGTTTCATCCTCATGTTTAGAAGGACACCATATCATGAGGATGAAACGTCATATAAACATGGTTTAATTATCATGAGGATGAAACGTCATATAAACATGGTTTAATTCTCATTTAGTTTGCTAAGGAAAACTAAAACAATGAAAACCACGCAAACATGTTTGGTGAGGCCATGCTAGCTGATTTAGTTGGGTTCTAGATACagaatatatatgcatttaGTAAGTCCTTctatattatgtaaattaaatCCTATCACGACACTAACCATATAAAAGAGGTCGGAGGATAGATTATTATCCACACCGgcttataaatatgatttttgttaACCAGCTGAACCTCACTTCATGATCGAAACTTCAAATCCAGGTGAACGCGGAAGTTTGTTAGGAGCTTAATTGATGACCAAATGCTCTCCATAGACAGCTATCTCGAACTTCTTAGCTCTGTCGATCTGCACTGTCCCTGTTTACGAATTTTCGAAGGCTCTACCATTGTGCCAAACATTGGTTGTACTATACATACAACAAACTGATGTGTGGAGGACTGACAGGTAGCACACATAAATTCAAAGTTGCAAGCAGAAAACATACTCAAACATAACCTGAAAAAATATAACTGCGTTGAATGAAGACATTGAAATAGAATGATCTAAAAAAGAAGTGCACTCCTAGTCGACGACTAGGGATATAATTGGTTCGGTTCGATCCAGTTTTGGACATACTTTAGAACCTAACAAGCCAAATCAAATTGGTCTACATCGATTTTGGAATTCTGATAATTGAAATCAACTGGTTAATCTAGAGAACcagaacttttgatttttttactttctattcGGTTTTACAGGTGTGATTATGTTTTGGGCCTCTTGTTGGCTGATTGATTTTTCTTACGCtaatgaacaatttttttagagtaatgctacatacatgTGTGGAGTGCGCCGTTGcgcaattgttttgaaaaagagttggatctattattaaaaaattagtttttttcatgtgggtcccatagtttttcacttttttaaatggGTTGTGCGGTGCATATACactctataactgtaaatatcatttctcattttttttagcCCAAATATGATAGtgccaaaaatattattttcagcTCAAAAGCATCATGCACATAACCAATTAACCAAATAAATGCTAAACACAATTAGCCAAAACATACTAATTAGcttaattaaaatatacatataataatgcCTAAAAAACATATTGAGAAATGCACATAACAATATTCCAAAGGGCTAAAAGCCTAAAACATgcatataaaaaacaattagccaacataaacaaaatcttaaaaaaaaaaaaaatacacttaaacaATTGGAAATgcaacaactaaaataaaagtttcaactccaaagtatataaaaattaagaataactTTACCAACTACGTACTTAGCTTAAAAAAATGTCCCTATtagagtatatatattatacttataccatattatatatgtaatatatgtaAGTATGGAACTTAATATGTAATGATAAATAGaaacatattaattaataacttaatatcaatattcatgtttaagagtaattttatatcaAATGAGTATAAACTCATGTAATACTTATGTTATACTTATaccatattaaaattttatgttatattaatttaattaataatatttataatatatgtaacatatattaatatatatgtaatataaaaaagctaatatatatatatatatatatatatatttttattggttttggtTAGAACCCTATCGACCACCTGTGTCCTCTATCtgccatttttgggtcttcaaACTTGGCCGAAAGAGGAAGGGATATCGACCAAATTAATAACCTTGGtgtcttcttttcctttctctctctcctttttcaaTTTGTAGTATGAAAACTTAGTTTGTGAAGCCATGGCAGGATAACAACGGCATTTGAGATTTAGCAAGTATTATACAGTCAAAACCACAGCTCATGGCATGCATTCATCTCAGCTTGATACGGATATGGTGGGGAAAAAAAGGAGCTTGGAGTCTTCGACCCACCAAAGAACAAACTTGTCTCATGTGAGTccattgaattttaaatttgagaaaaaccgGAGCCAAGTTTGAGCTTTTGATATGATCAGAGCAGGGAGGAAGGGAGTTCGATAATGGGGATGGAGTTGAAGTCGGTGGCCATGACTGCTACTAATTGCTACTGATCTCGCAAGTAAGAGCTCAATGAAGTCAAATGAAACCAACAACCTTTTCGTACacaacgaaaaaagaaaaaaggattaGCAAAATTGCAGATCAGGAAAGTAAAGTTtccgagaaaaataaattgaagttGATGAatggaggcggaggcggaggtgGAGGAGGGAGTGTAATGGAGACAATCAATCCAGTGAGGATCTGCTTCTGCGACTAAAAAGGCaggctaaaataaaataaattcgaCTTGACACGTATAAagatataatttcttttaatttatatatcacAGGATCGCCCAGCTCTAGTTAATAGGGTTATTTCCagtttttttgaacttttttcaGCGATAGTAACAAGTTGTTCCGATCTATTACTTGCCTGCACTTTCCAACTGCCACGCGCCTTTCCAATAGTCTCCCCAGCCACTAATCTATCAGACGGAGGAAGGAAAATATCCAGATTAGTGGCGCGTATGACTCACGTGCGGCTTACATTGCGCGTTGGCTTCATGCGCCACCACATCAAAAGGGATTTACAGCCGCCACGCGCGGCACCACAGTGGCCAGCGGCCTCAGATCTTTCAAATCCACCTGCATCTTTCTAGCTCAGTGTGGCGCGTGCCATACACACGCCACTATCGTCGATGGCGATCTTTTGCCGGTGTATCGGGTCTTCTAGTTGCTATTCTTTTATGTTACTGTTTTCCCTAACCAGCAATCAAGATAATGTGGTTGTGATAGTCTCCTACAGTTGACCAGATCAACAAAACGCAGTGCACCCCTCTCGACTATGGCATTTAGTTGTAAGtttatagtctgtttatcagactatGTTAAAACCGCTTTTGAGCAGCATCCCCTTGTGAGACTGGATTGGACTGGGTTGGAGTCAAGCCTTTGACTtaccccttttttctttttattttatttttattttggtgttattttttgtttgttttgagaaGATTGTCAGGGACTCCCACCCCACTGAATCTTGTATCCTTGTAACCGCTTAGTTTATCTATGTTATGTTTAacttgctcaaaaaaaaaaccGCTATAAAtgtgaacagtaataaacagtaaTACGTAAATAGTGTAGACTCCGTCTTCCACATATATCCCTTGATCTCAAGCTCACAACCTCACGGCAATCATAGCAACGACAGTCCAAACGCACTgtaaatcatctcaaaattatCGTAGGATGATTACAAACTCACCGTAAATCATCCTATTTCTATAAatcacaaaattacaaaatgtacaaattcataaaattacaaaatgggAGAGGTAGCGGCTCGGCTGGTGGTAGCGTCGTGGTGGTGCAGTGGCGTGGgttggctaacggcggcgctaCGAGGAGAAACTCGTGCGTGTAGAGGCGCTGCGTGGGTGGGCTACGGAGGAGTTACGAGTGGTGGGTTCCATGGAAGTGGTTCACAGCGTGAGGAGAACTTGATGGTGGTGTTTGCTGGAGCTGGGGCTAAGCCGCGGTGGCGTAAGGATGGAGAACCCGTGCATTGAGACCTGGCTAAGGGAGGAGCTGCCAAGGGGCTTCGACCGTGGGGTTTGGTAGCCGGCGTGAGGGGAAGCCGATGAAGTGGTCGGTGACTCACGGTGATGCACGGTGGCGCAGTGCTACTTGAGGGAGGAGATTGGGTAAGAGAGTGCGAAGACATGGCTCTGAagtggaaggagagagagagggagaaagggaaagtaagcagaaaaggaaaagttttggagatttaaatctcaacccttcattTTAAGTCCTTAGATTTGATctaacaataaaaatttaaacactgatttaaactaatttaaaattaaaataattaaaatataaatagcatatcatacataaagtatcaaatttaatttataaaataccaatctttcattattaaataaacgatgaaattttattaaatatttttaagaaattaaaaccatataaataattagagttttaacataatttaaatatgataatattcttaattaactaaattaggcaaacgtCCCTTGGACGTCACTCTATTGCTAGTGGTTTATtacatatacaaaaatatttatttattttgaaagaaaaatatttgttaatttaaGTGATTAAATCTTAACTTGATAACCAagtgattaattattaattatgagAACTCATGAATATTgagatttatttcatttaaaaaaaatgataaatgaatTAGCATCTacaattattcaaaaataaattatcaatcTATTGTGAGAATAACAGTTagacctcgtttggttacacaggtgagataagaaatttgtgaataaaaatgagataatttgttaatagcAGTTAAATAGtctgagttaagatttttataagattttgaggaatgagaaaaaaattgagtaaaaaaattataaaattagaagatggttagaatataatttattaatattattttattttgaaatttaaaaaagttgaattatattttatcttttcttaaaagtttagaaaaattgtaatgaataagtaatgattaaataaaaaagttaaaattttaaaattaaaaaatatttgtatttaaatgatatttagatgttgagatgagatggtatgatatcaaatatttatgaaatcaaactttcaaataaaaactaattcattttatctcatctcatctcattttatttccaaacataattcaaatacaaaatttttaaactaatcattacaattttttcaaacttttaaataaaaaataaaaaaataattccaacttttcaaatcttcaaataaaaataatattataaaattatattcttacgatattttaatt encodes the following:
- the LOC121246891 gene encoding probable inactive receptor kinase At5g67200; this translates as MLNTMILLRQLSLLLLLLTVLSLLIFSGHVLAAPSTFPAAESLLLPSDAVSLLSFKSKADLDNRLLYTLNERFDYCQWQGVKCTQGSVVRFGLQGFGLRGVFPPNTLTRLDQLRVLILRNNSLSGPIPDLSGLFNLKSLILDRNSFSGSFPASVLLLHRLRVLELSHNNLTGPIPASLCILDRLSSLRLESNLFNGTVPPLNQSYLQILNVSENNLEGPIPVTPTLSRFDAKSFQSNLGLCGEIINKVCNNSHSPFFESPSNATAPLNQSAQSQEVVVLSPTSNSRKHKSIALVLGSLIGVSVLIASLLCVFGLVKKKSSHEKDPPKKTTESFGSEPGYTPNPPTEARAEEISDLPKSFIPEVRAVRKSGNLVFCGGQAQPYNLEQLMRASAELLGRGTVGTTYKAVLDNQLIVTVKRLDANKTAITSSQMFEHHMDAVGGLRHPNLVPMGAYFQAKGERLVIYEYQPNGSLFNLIHGSKSTRAKPLHWTSCLKIAEDVAQGLTYIHQASRLIHGNLKSSNVLLGADFEACVTDYCLAVLADSFSNENLDSAAYKAPETRRSSSQATFKSDVFAFGILLLELLTGKHPSQHPFLVPTEVPDWVRAMREDDGCEDSRLGMLTEVACVCTLTSPEQRPAMWQVLKMIQEIKERVVVDNASLGFS
- the LOC121244591 gene encoding protein IRX15-LIKE-like; this encodes MKNNNGNTKLILLHPYIQKQGSSSRLWLLAFVSFFTLAFLLTLIYTRESTSTAAAAATVASSSLAGAPLPTTVINILIHYASISNNSFHMSYAELKQISDVLRKCSSPCNFLVFGLTPETLLWKALNHNGRTVFIDENRYYAAYMEEKHPEIDAYDVQYTTKLSELHELLASTKKQIRNECRPVQNLLFSECKLGLNDLPNHVYEVDWDVILVDGPRGEWPDAPGRMSPIFTAGVLARSKKIGVNAKTHVFVHDFYGEAERVCGDEFLCRENLMEASDTLGHYVLERMDANSFQFCRNETLPKASSS